In Candidatus Hydrogenedentota bacterium, the DNA window TCGCAGGCGTTTCTCGAGAGGCCTTTTGGTGCGATTGCCCTGGCGGGAGAATGGACACTGCCAAACGGCCTGTGCTACACTTTTCGCGTTCGCGCCCATAGCTCAGTTGGATAGAGCGCTTGCCTCCGGAGCAAGAGGCCACAGGTTCGAGTCCTGTTGGGCGCGCCATTTCTTTTAACCGGGCGGTTCTCCCCGCGTCCTCCCCTCCCCTACGCGAAATCCTCCAGCGCCAGGGCCGGATTTTGCGCCCAGGCGGTCTGGGCGCGGTAGTTGCGGTCGGCGGCGGGGTTCCCGTTGATCCCCAGCTCGCCGTAGGTGCCGATGAACTCGAAGCCCAGGCGCGCCGCCCCGGGGTATACCCGCGCAATGTCCGCCGCGTAATCCCGGTCCACTGTTCGGGTGGAGGTGTTGAACCAGTGGAGGTAGCCGTAGCGGCGGTGTTCCGGCGCCCCGGCGAACTCTTCGGGGAATCCGGGTTTCCGCACCATCTCGTCGAGGGTGTACTGCCAGACGGTCCCCGGGGGCACGGCGTCCACGTAGGGCATGGCGGGGAAGGACGCGATCCGGTGGTATCCGCGGTAGGTGCTGTTGATGAAGAGGCCGTCCGGCTTGGCGGCGAGGGCGTGGCGCAGCAGGCCGCGCGTGGCCACCACGCAGTCCATCAGGTTTCCGTTGGTCTCGAAGCCCAGCCCCGCCCGCGCGCGGACCGCGCTTTCTGACGGGTTGACAATGAAGTCGCCCATCTCGTAGTTCACGCCGCCAATGGCGAAGGTTTCCAGCATCCACTCCAGCCCGTCCCGCCACCACGCCTGGTTCTCCGCGAGGGACGGGTCGAGCACGGGGGCCACCTCGCGGCCGCCGCCGTCCTCGAAGGCGGTGCTGGCCCGCTCGGGGTGTTTCCGGAGATAGGTGGCGAGGTTGAACGGGTGGTCCCCCTCATAGTAGTAGCCGCCGTAGGCGCACAGGCCCACCCCTGGAAGAATCGCCACGCCATGGTCCCGGGCGTAGGCCGCCAGCTCCTTGGCCGCCTTCACCCCGCCGTGGGCGTCGCGGAGAAACCCCCAGACAATAACCGCGTGGACGCCAATCCGCGCGGCGTAGTCCACGAGGCGTTTGAAGCCTGTCAGAAACGATTCGGGGCGCTTGCCGTAGGGGAAGGCCTGCTCCGAGGCCGCCATCTTCCGGCTGACCGCCTCCGGCTCGTCGTCCCAGGTCATCCGCGCGTCCCAGCACCACAGGATGACCTTCATGGGCCGCGGCGCGGACGGCTCCGCGGCCGCGGCCATGCCTCCCGCCGCGCCCAACGCGGCGGCAGTCGCCATTCCCCGGAGAAAACCGCGCCTCCCCAGCCTGCCGTGGTTCATGCCTTTGCTCCTTTCCGGAACCCGGGGAGAGCATACCCGATGCGGCAAAGGCACGCAACGCGCCGGCCCCTCCCGATCGCCGGATAAGACATCGCGGGAACCGAATCCGTGGCGGGAACGAGATTGCCGCGCTTCGCTCGCAACGACAGGAAAACGTGCGTCGTTGCGAGGCGGCCGCCCCGGGCCGCCGCGGCAATCTCTTGTCGGAAGACCTCAGGGTCTCCACACCTCATGGATGAACACGCTCCCTTCGCACCGCCGACACTTTCAGCGCGGATCCCCAAGGTGTGCGTTCCCTCGAACACGTTCACGACCGTTTCTCATCCGGCGATTCGGGCTCTCCCTCCCCGGCTCAGGGCAATCGCACTAAAATCCGCAGGCTCTTTCTGGATGGAGTCCGGCCATTGTCCGTTGTGCGACCTCTTCAACGCTGAAAGCGTTGCCGAATTTAGCCCAGGCCAGGCCGCCGCCCGAAGGGCCCGGCCTGCCCTGGGGTGCCCGGACAGAAGGAATCATGCCCCAACGGGGCAGCCGAAATTAAGGCGGGGAGCGCCGCGCAGGCCTTGGGAAAACGCGCGGCCATCGCCGTCTTTCGTGTGCCCCCGCGCGGGCAAGCCCGCGCGAAGGAAGGCGGCAGCAAGCTACCGCACTCCAAGGCGCTGCGCGCTGTACGGACCCGGGGCTACGGTGATGGGCGGCGGCCTGCCTGGGCTATGTGCGGATGCCCCGTTGGGACAACAAAGACAGAATCACATAACCAAGGGACGTCCATGCCGCTCGCAGGCGCTTCTCGAGAGGCATTTTAGTGCGGGATTGCCCTGCTCCCCGGCTTGACTCACGGCGTACTTCCTGCAAGAATGGGCGCTCCCGGTCCGCTGTCAGGACCGCAACCAGACACATGAACGGAGTTCCCATGGCCGCACTGGGCAAGCAGATCCGCCTGAACCGCATTTTCAGCCATCCGTCGGGGCGCATCCTGTCGGTGGCGGCGGACCACCTGATCAACTATTCCATCGGCATGCCGGAGGGGCTGCGCCGCATCGGGGACACGGTGCGCCGGATCATCGAGGCGCGGCCGAGCGCCATCACGCTGAACAAGGGCGTGGCCATGCGCTGCGTCACGAAGGAGCTGGCGGGCCGGATTCCGCTGATCATCCAGCAGATGGCCCCCCGGGCCGGCCAGGACGGGTTCGCCGACCATGCGGAGGTGGAGGAGGCGGCGGCCCTGGGCGCGGACGCCATCGCGGTCGCCCTGTTTGTCAAGGACCCCGGCGAGTTTGCGTTTCTCAAGCGGCTGGCGCAGACGGTCCGCGAGGCGGAGCGCTTCGGCCTGCCGGTCATCCCGCACATCTACCCCATTGTTGTGAGGGACGGCGCTTCGGTCATCAGCGACCGGGCCGAGGACATCGCCTATGCGGCGCGCGTGGGGCTGGAGATGGGCGCGGACGTGGTGAAGATTCCCTACACCGGCGACGCCGCATCGTTCGCCGACATCGTTTCGGTCACGCCGATCCCGGTGGTGACCGCCGGCGGGCCGAAGTGCGAGACGTTGGAGGACGCCGCCGCCATGATGCGGGACGTGGTGCGCAGCGGCGCGGCGGGCAGCACCGTCGGGCGCAATGTCTGGGGCTTCCCCGACATCGCGGAGGCCATTGCCACGCTCAAGGCGGCCCTGGAGATTGACCGGTGACCCTGACGCGGGACACGGCGCTGGCACTGCTGGAGGCGCACGGGCGCGGCGGCGCGTGGGTGTGCCACTGCCGCGCCGTGGCGGAGCACGCGGCCGTGCTGGGGCGCGCGCTGGCGCGCCGCCATCCCGTGGACCATGATTTTCTGTGGCGCGCCGCGCTGCTCCATGACATTGGCCGCTCGGTCACGCACGACCCGGTGGGGCACGGTGTCGAGGGCCACAAGCTGCTGTCCGGACTGGGGCACGCCCGGGAGGCCGCGCTGTGCGCTTCCCACATCCTTTTTGGCCTGGAAGCCGCCGAAGCCGCGCAATTCGGCCTGTCGGAACGGGCCCACCTTCCCGAGGGACTGGAGGAGAGGATTGTCACCCTGGTGGATTTCCTGGTCGAACACACCCGGCCCACCACGCTGCGTCAACGGTTTGAATCCCTCAAGCAGCGGAACGCGGAGAATCCTTTCTTCTCCGGGCGGCTCGACCGGGCTCAGGAGCGCGCCCGGGGGTTCATGCGCTGGGTGGAGGGGGAAATCGGGGAACCGGTGGAGGAACTGCTCGCCCGGCACGGGGCCGTTTCCTGAGCGCAGGGACGGGAATAGGGCGATCCGGCTGAGGTGTACCTGTACCCATGCGGAAACTGAGACGGGTTCCCAACAGTCCTAAAGAGCGACCGCCAAACAGGTTGGCGCGGGCACAGGGGGCGTTGTTGAACGCGGACCTGGGAAAGGATTCCATGACTTACGCGGATTCCCGGATATTCTCGCGGGGGCTTCGGTGTTTCCTTGCGGTTGCGGCGGTTGTTGCGGCCGGAGGGGGGGGCGCAGAGGCCGCGGCGGCCCCTCCCCAGGACGCGGCAGCCATCCAAAGCGGCATTGCCGGGTTTGTGGCCGTCGTGGAGACGTCCTCCCCC includes these proteins:
- a CDS encoding aldolase, with amino-acid sequence MNGVPMAALGKQIRLNRIFSHPSGRILSVAADHLINYSIGMPEGLRRIGDTVRRIIEARPSAITLNKGVAMRCVTKELAGRIPLIIQQMAPRAGQDGFADHAEVEEAAALGADAIAVALFVKDPGEFAFLKRLAQTVREAERFGLPVIPHIYPIVVRDGASVISDRAEDIAYAARVGLEMGADVVKIPYTGDAASFADIVSVTPIPVVTAGGPKCETLEDAAAMMRDVVRSGAAGSTVGRNVWGFPDIAEAIATLKAALEIDR
- a CDS encoding HD domain-containing protein, producing MTLTRDTALALLEAHGRGGAWVCHCRAVAEHAAVLGRALARRHPVDHDFLWRAALLHDIGRSVTHDPVGHGVEGHKLLSGLGHAREAALCASHILFGLEAAEAAQFGLSERAHLPEGLEERIVTLVDFLVEHTRPTTLRQRFESLKQRNAENPFFSGRLDRAQERARGFMRWVEGEIGEPVEELLARHGAVS